The following coding sequences lie in one Paracidovorax avenae genomic window:
- a CDS encoding GspH/FimT family pseudopilin, with product MKMPLCHGLQARQRRLAARHARGFTLIELMVTMVLVAVLLRIGIPSFVSFQRNSELTSAANGLLSSVNSARTEAMKRNMNAGVVPASGSSWAGGWTAFVDVDGDGSFDATKDLVLSTQPALASYFSVTGTGTATGSTPTIFFNSSGYVKDFGNVTMEIARNDLSDAALLEQTRRVIIFKTGRVRVCKPTSATDAACASGGS from the coding sequence ATGAAGATGCCCCTGTGCCACGGGCTTCAGGCCCGCCAGCGCCGCCTGGCCGCCAGGCATGCCCGGGGCTTCACCCTGATCGAACTCATGGTGACGATGGTGCTGGTGGCCGTGCTCCTGCGCATCGGCATTCCGAGCTTCGTGAGCTTTCAGCGCAATTCCGAACTAACCTCTGCCGCCAACGGGCTGCTTTCGAGCGTCAACTCGGCCCGTACGGAGGCCATGAAGCGCAACATGAATGCAGGAGTAGTTCCTGCCTCCGGCAGTTCCTGGGCGGGGGGGTGGACTGCATTCGTGGATGTCGATGGCGATGGTTCCTTCGATGCGACCAAGGACCTCGTGCTGTCCACCCAGCCGGCGCTGGCATCGTATTTTTCCGTGACCGGTACCGGTACTGCGACAGGCAGTACCCCCACCATCTTCTTCAACTCTTCGGGCTATGTGAAGGACTTCGGCAACGTCACCATGGAAATCGCGCGCAACGATCTTTCCGATGCGGCGCTGCTGGAACAGACGCGCCGGGTCATCATCTTCAAGACGGGCCGCGTGCGCGTCTGCAAGCCGACGTCCGCGACAGATGCTGCGTGTGCCAGCGGCGGCAGTTGA
- a CDS encoding chemotaxis response regulator protein-glutamate methylesterase, which translates to MKPIQVIVVDDSAVVRQVLTGLLGEAPGIEVLYAAADPLLAMERMKHQWPDVILLDVEMPRMDGITFLRKIMAERPTPVVICSTLTEKGARTTMEALAAGAVAIVTKPRLGLKSFLTETADELVATVRAAARANVRRLARRAGDPAAPPAPTGKNTADAILPPGAGRAMTQTTERVVAIGTSTGGTQALEEVLTALPRVCPGIVIVQHMPEKFTAAFASRLDGLCRIAVKEAENNDRVVTGRALIAPGGKHMLLRRSGAQYHVEVLDGPLVNRHRPSVDVLFRSVAKCAGSNAHGIIMTGMGDDGAAGLLEMHQAGARTTAQDEESCVVFGMPKEAIKRGGVDKVLPLSAIWREIGGA; encoded by the coding sequence ATGAAACCCATCCAAGTCATCGTCGTGGACGATTCCGCCGTCGTGCGCCAGGTACTCACCGGCCTGCTCGGGGAGGCTCCCGGCATCGAGGTGCTGTACGCGGCAGCCGACCCGCTGCTGGCCATGGAACGCATGAAGCACCAGTGGCCGGACGTGATCCTGCTGGACGTCGAGATGCCCCGCATGGACGGCATCACCTTCCTGCGCAAGATCATGGCCGAGCGCCCCACGCCCGTCGTCATCTGCTCCACCCTCACGGAAAAAGGCGCCAGGACCACCATGGAAGCGCTCGCCGCCGGCGCGGTGGCCATCGTGACCAAACCCCGGCTGGGCCTCAAGAGCTTCCTGACCGAGACCGCGGACGAACTGGTCGCCACCGTGCGCGCCGCTGCGCGCGCCAACGTACGGCGCCTGGCCCGCCGGGCCGGTGACCCGGCCGCGCCGCCGGCCCCCACCGGCAAGAACACCGCCGACGCCATCCTGCCGCCCGGCGCGGGCCGCGCGATGACCCAGACCACGGAACGCGTGGTGGCCATCGGCACCTCCACGGGAGGCACCCAGGCGCTGGAAGAAGTGCTCACCGCCCTGCCCCGCGTATGCCCCGGTATCGTCATCGTGCAGCACATGCCGGAAAAATTCACCGCCGCCTTCGCCAGCCGCCTGGACGGGCTGTGCCGCATCGCCGTCAAGGAAGCGGAAAACAACGACCGCGTCGTCACCGGCCGCGCGCTCATCGCCCCGGGAGGCAAGCACATGCTGCTGCGCCGCAGCGGTGCCCAGTACCACGTCGAAGTGCTCGACGGCCCCCTGGTGAACCGCCACCGCCCCTCCGTGGATGTGCTCTTCCGCTCCGTGGCCAAGTGCGCGGGGTCCAATGCCCACGGCATCATCATGACCGGCATGGGCGACGACGGCGCCGCGGGCCTGCTGGAGATGCACCAGGCCGGCGCCCGCACCACCGCCCAGGACGAAGAGAGCTGCGTGGTCTTCGGCATGCCGAAGGAGGCGATCAAGCGGGGGGGCGTGGACAAGGTCCTGCCGCTGTCGGCGATCTGGCGGGAGATCGGGGGGGCTTAG
- a CDS encoding EAL domain-containing protein, translated as MNAPDPSLPGAAACSVLIVDDSATQRQHAVRLCHDLGIGRVLEACHGRQALEVIAVTHPLPSLAVVDLEMPEMDGIELIEALQQQGLRIPILLLSAHGDALLDSVQSLGTSVVRGLHKPLARGDLQAVLEEVLSPSVPVADRRRAPRMPIDAAMLEQAIREGGITPHFQPKADTRTGMLRGVEALARWNHPVLGMVPPDEFIPLAEHAGLIHALTLSMLERSFLQCAAWQSRGMRLTLSINLSPQLLASPDIVNEICARQMRYGLVPSQLMLEVTEGSMVETSSAAHSALVRLRLKGFGLSIDDYGTGFSSLQQLSRLPFSELKIDRSFVHGAHRRKSLRLILESALDLARRLNLSTVAEGVEHLEDWRLLQDFGCTSAQGWLIAKAMPGEDLPTWNRSHRTRLDALRLP; from the coding sequence ATGAACGCACCTGACCCGTCCCTGCCCGGCGCGGCCGCCTGCTCGGTCCTCATCGTCGATGACAGCGCAACGCAGCGGCAACATGCCGTGCGGCTCTGCCACGACCTGGGCATCGGGCGGGTGCTGGAGGCCTGCCATGGCCGCCAGGCCCTGGAGGTGATCGCGGTGACGCACCCGCTTCCCAGCCTGGCCGTCGTGGACCTCGAGATGCCCGAAATGGACGGCATCGAACTCATCGAAGCCCTGCAGCAGCAAGGCCTGCGCATTCCGATCCTGCTGCTGTCGGCGCACGGGGACGCATTGCTGGATTCGGTCCAGTCGCTGGGCACGTCGGTCGTGCGCGGGCTGCACAAGCCGCTGGCCCGCGGCGACCTGCAGGCGGTGCTGGAGGAAGTCCTGTCGCCATCCGTGCCCGTCGCCGACCGGCGCCGCGCTCCCCGCATGCCGATCGATGCAGCGATGCTCGAACAGGCCATCCGGGAGGGAGGCATCACCCCCCACTTCCAGCCCAAGGCGGACACCCGGACCGGCATGCTCCGGGGGGTCGAGGCCCTGGCACGCTGGAACCATCCGGTCCTGGGCATGGTGCCGCCGGACGAATTCATCCCGCTGGCCGAGCACGCGGGGCTCATCCACGCACTGACGCTGTCCATGCTGGAGCGCAGCTTCCTGCAGTGCGCCGCCTGGCAATCGCGTGGCATGCGGCTCACGCTGTCCATCAATTTGTCGCCGCAACTGCTGGCCTCGCCGGACATCGTGAACGAGATCTGCGCGCGGCAGATGCGGTACGGCCTGGTGCCTTCTCAACTGATGCTGGAGGTCACCGAAGGATCGATGGTGGAAACCTCCAGCGCCGCGCACTCGGCACTGGTGCGCCTGCGGCTCAAGGGGTTCGGCCTGTCCATCGACGACTACGGCACCGGGTTTTCCTCGCTGCAGCAGCTCTCGCGCCTTCCCTTCTCCGAGCTCAAGATAGACCGCTCGTTCGTGCACGGCGCCCATCGCCGCAAGAGCCTGCGCTTGATCCTCGAATCGGCGCTCGACCTGGCGCGCCGGCTCAACCTCTCCACGGTGGCAGAAGGGGTGGAACACCTGGAGGACTGGCGCCTGCTCCAGGACTTCGGCTGCACCAGTGCCCAGGGATGGCTGATCGCCAAGGCGATGCCCGGGGAAGACCTGCCCACCTGGAACCGCTCCCACCGCACGCGCCTGGACGCCCTGCGGCTTCCCTGA
- a CDS encoding protein-glutamate O-methyltransferase CheR codes for MPSRTISDRDYGHFQRFIFDAAGITLSPAKKALVCGRLAKRLHATRVAGYAEYFALLQSGQDPAEVQMAIDLLTTNETYFFREARHFELLRSAAQQPGATSPFRVWSAASSSGEEAYSIAMVLADCRGSQAFEVVGTDISTRMLDKARTGHYPEQRARQIPPPYLRRFCLKGQGPQAGTLLVARELRQKVRFLHANLNTKLPDLGSFDVVFLRNVMIYFNGDTKRDVVARVISFIRPGGYLYIGHSESLHGIDAAMEQVAPSVYRKP; via the coding sequence ATGCCATCCAGAACCATCTCCGATCGCGATTACGGGCATTTCCAGCGCTTCATCTTCGATGCGGCCGGCATCACCCTGTCACCGGCGAAGAAAGCCCTCGTCTGCGGGCGCCTGGCCAAGCGCCTGCACGCGACCCGGGTGGCAGGGTATGCGGAATACTTCGCGCTGCTGCAAAGCGGCCAGGATCCCGCCGAAGTGCAGATGGCGATCGATCTGCTCACCACCAACGAAACCTATTTCTTCCGCGAAGCGCGGCATTTCGAGCTGCTGCGCAGCGCCGCGCAACAGCCCGGCGCCACCTCGCCGTTCCGCGTGTGGAGCGCGGCCAGCTCCAGCGGCGAAGAGGCCTACAGCATCGCCATGGTCCTGGCGGACTGCCGTGGCAGCCAGGCCTTCGAGGTGGTGGGCACCGACATCAGCACGCGCATGCTGGACAAGGCCCGCACCGGCCACTACCCCGAGCAGCGCGCCCGCCAGATCCCCCCGCCCTACCTGCGGCGCTTCTGCCTGAAGGGCCAGGGGCCCCAGGCGGGCACGCTGCTGGTGGCGCGCGAACTGCGCCAGAAGGTCCGCTTCCTCCACGCCAACCTGAACACGAAGCTTCCCGACCTGGGCAGCTTCGACGTCGTGTTTCTGCGCAACGTGATGATCTACTTCAACGGCGACACCAAGCGCGACGTGGTGGCCCGCGTGATCTCGTTCATCCGCCCGGGCGGATACCTCTATATCGGCCACTCGGAGAGCCTGCACGGCATCGACGCCGCCATGGAGCAGGTCGCACCCTCGGTCTATCGCAAGCCATGA
- a CDS encoding methyl-accepting chemotaxis protein, producing the protein MFGPLKLSTKLFGAFLIVLALMVGLGAYAINQLATVNQSTEDIATNWLPSVRTIMLSKSNINRLRVLEMRTLMDTNPAEVRESVKEGVERIAATRKLWADYAKLVSSPEEQRLYDQSKEAMETMFAEHEKLGALIQQGNMAEARAVLDGEARKAYNTVRALSDKLSDLNVAGSDKAAADAAATYAHARTLTISILAACAALALVLAFLITRSLVKQLGGEPAYVAEIANAVSNGDLTLQISTRQGDTSSVLAAMKNMVDKLSRVVTDVNSGAEALAGASEEVSATAQSLSQAASEQAAGVEETSASLEQMTASISQNTENAKLTDSMATKAASEATEGGEAVKATVAAMKQIAQKINIIDDIAYQTNLLALNAAIEAARAGEHGKGFAVVAAEVRKLAERSQVAAQEIGDVASSSVELAERAGTLLGEMVPSIRKTSDLVQEITAASEEQSSGVGQINAAVGQLSQTTQQNASSSEELAATAEEMSSQAEQLQQAMGFFKLSGGTPARASSGSARIAAARKPAQSRKHGPSLAFAGAAGADGIDESQFTRY; encoded by the coding sequence ATGTTCGGCCCATTGAAACTATCGACCAAGCTCTTCGGAGCCTTCCTCATCGTGCTGGCCCTGATGGTCGGGCTGGGCGCCTACGCCATCAACCAGCTCGCCACGGTGAACCAGTCCACCGAAGACATCGCCACCAACTGGCTGCCCAGCGTCCGGACCATCATGCTGTCCAAGTCGAACATCAACCGCCTGCGGGTGCTGGAGATGCGCACGCTCATGGACACCAATCCTGCCGAAGTGCGGGAGTCCGTCAAGGAAGGGGTGGAACGCATCGCGGCCACCCGCAAGCTCTGGGCAGATTACGCCAAGCTGGTGAGCTCTCCGGAAGAGCAGCGCCTCTATGACCAGAGCAAGGAGGCCATGGAAACCATGTTCGCCGAGCACGAGAAACTGGGCGCCCTGATCCAGCAAGGCAATATGGCCGAAGCCCGTGCCGTGCTGGACGGCGAGGCACGCAAGGCCTACAACACGGTCCGTGCCCTGTCCGACAAGCTGTCCGACCTGAACGTCGCCGGCAGCGACAAGGCCGCAGCGGATGCAGCGGCCACCTATGCCCATGCGCGCACGCTCACCATCTCCATCCTGGCCGCCTGCGCGGCGCTGGCACTGGTCCTGGCCTTCCTGATCACCCGCTCGCTGGTGAAGCAATTGGGGGGCGAGCCTGCCTATGTCGCAGAGATCGCCAACGCCGTCTCCAACGGCGACCTGACGCTGCAGATCTCCACCCGCCAGGGCGACACCAGCAGCGTGCTGGCCGCGATGAAGAACATGGTGGACAAGCTCTCGCGCGTGGTGACCGACGTCAATTCGGGCGCGGAAGCCCTGGCGGGCGCCTCCGAAGAGGTGAGCGCCACGGCCCAGTCGCTCAGCCAGGCCGCCAGCGAGCAGGCCGCCGGTGTCGAGGAAACCAGCGCATCGCTCGAGCAGATGACCGCCTCCATCTCCCAGAACACCGAGAACGCCAAGCTCACCGACAGCATGGCCACCAAGGCCGCCTCCGAGGCCACCGAAGGCGGCGAGGCCGTCAAGGCCACCGTCGCCGCCATGAAGCAGATCGCCCAGAAGATCAACATCATCGACGACATCGCCTACCAGACCAACCTGCTCGCCCTGAACGCCGCCATCGAGGCCGCACGGGCCGGCGAGCACGGCAAGGGCTTCGCGGTCGTCGCCGCCGAGGTGCGCAAGCTCGCCGAGCGCAGCCAGGTCGCCGCCCAGGAAATCGGCGACGTGGCCAGCTCCAGCGTCGAACTGGCCGAGCGCGCCGGCACCCTGCTGGGCGAGATGGTGCCCAGCATCCGCAAGACCTCCGACCTCGTGCAGGAGATCACCGCCGCGAGCGAGGAGCAGTCGTCCGGCGTCGGCCAGATCAACGCCGCCGTCGGCCAGCTGAGCCAGACCACGCAGCAGAACGCCTCCAGCTCCGAGGAGCTCGCCGCCACCGCCGAGGAAATGAGCAGCCAGGCCGAGCAGCTGCAGCAGGCCATGGGCTTCTTCAAGCTATCCGGAGGTACGCCGGCCCGGGCGTCTTCGGGCTCGGCCCGGATCGCTGCGGCGAGAAAACCCGCGCAGTCCCGCAAGCACGGCCCCAGCCTCGCCTTCGCGGGTGCCGCGGGCGCGGACGGGATCGACGAATCCCAATTCACCCGCTATTGA
- a CDS encoding chemotaxis protein CheW: MPNAKHSSAATDPSEAAAAEAAQYLTFQLGREMFAIGILAIKEIIEYGDPTTVPMMPRSVRGVINLRGAVVPVIDLQAHFGGEPATVGKRTCIVIVEVGADQERQVIGVVVDAVNEVIDISPADIEPPPPFGARIQADFIQGMGKVRDRLVVLLNLDRAFSTQALAELARVPADTA, from the coding sequence ATGCCCAACGCCAAGCATTCCTCCGCCGCCACGGACCCGTCCGAGGCGGCCGCCGCCGAAGCGGCACAGTACCTCACGTTCCAGCTGGGGCGCGAAATGTTCGCCATCGGCATCCTTGCGATCAAGGAAATCATCGAGTATGGCGATCCGACCACGGTGCCGATGATGCCGCGCTCCGTGCGGGGGGTCATCAACCTCCGGGGGGCCGTGGTGCCCGTCATCGACCTGCAGGCGCACTTCGGCGGCGAGCCCGCGACCGTGGGCAAGCGCACCTGCATCGTGATCGTCGAAGTCGGTGCGGACCAGGAACGCCAGGTGATCGGCGTCGTGGTGGATGCCGTCAACGAGGTCATCGACATCAGCCCTGCCGACATCGAGCCCCCGCCCCCCTTCGGCGCCCGCATCCAGGCGGACTTCATCCAGGGCATGGGCAAGGTGCGCGACCGCCTCGTGGTCCTGCTGAACCTGGACCGCGCCTTTTCCACGCAGGCGCTGGCCGAGCTGGCCCGCGTGCCGGCCGATACGGCCTAG
- a CDS encoding type IV pilin protein, producing the protein MTHHRSIRGFSLLELMIVVAIVGILAAVAYPAYNDSVLKGRRAQARTALAELMQQQERFLTQRNCYLGFSNSGGTATATANTACGIAASFTVPFKTYAGESLGSASYQLSATTCSSTLTLSDCVKVVASPVKADPAVGDLSMTSTGVKSCTGTASSTNPKLCWP; encoded by the coding sequence ATGACACACCATCGTTCGATCCGTGGTTTTTCCCTGCTGGAGCTGATGATCGTCGTGGCGATCGTCGGTATCCTGGCGGCGGTGGCCTATCCCGCCTACAACGATTCCGTACTCAAGGGCCGGCGGGCCCAGGCGCGCACCGCGCTGGCGGAACTCATGCAGCAGCAGGAGCGTTTCCTCACGCAGCGCAATTGCTACCTCGGTTTCAGCAATAGCGGAGGTACTGCGACCGCCACGGCGAATACTGCCTGCGGTATCGCTGCCTCCTTCACGGTGCCTTTCAAGACGTATGCAGGCGAAAGCCTCGGCTCGGCCAGCTACCAGCTGTCGGCCACGACCTGTAGCAGCACCTTGACACTGTCAGACTGCGTGAAGGTGGTAGCCAGCCCGGTCAAGGCTGACCCCGCCGTAGGAGATCTCTCCATGACCAGCACGGGAGTCAAGTCATGCACCGGAACGGCCAGCAGCACCAATCCCAAGCTGTGCTGGCCATGA
- a CDS encoding chemotaxis protein CheD: MDVFLQPGEYFVGDDTMRLRTMLGSCVAITLWHPARRIGAMSHFLLADRGRPARPGELDGRYGDEALELMVRGLRRQRVSIAECEAKIFGGGNMFPTRPRSAMDSVGTRNGHAARQLLAGRGIGVRSEHLFGDGHRQVVFDVASGAVWVRQVPPAALRQP; encoded by the coding sequence ATGGACGTCTTCCTCCAGCCGGGGGAATACTTCGTGGGTGACGACACCATGCGGCTGCGCACCATGCTGGGCTCCTGCGTGGCGATCACGCTGTGGCACCCCGCGCGCCGGATCGGCGCCATGTCGCATTTCCTGCTGGCCGACCGCGGCCGCCCCGCCCGGCCCGGCGAACTGGACGGTCGCTACGGCGACGAGGCGCTGGAACTGATGGTGCGCGGGCTGCGGCGCCAGCGCGTGTCCATCGCCGAATGCGAGGCCAAGATCTTCGGCGGCGGCAACATGTTTCCCACCCGCCCACGGTCCGCGATGGACTCCGTCGGCACCCGCAACGGCCACGCCGCTCGGCAGCTGCTGGCCGGACGGGGCATCGGCGTCCGCAGCGAACACCTTTTCGGCGACGGCCACCGGCAGGTGGTGTTCGATGTCGCCAGCGGCGCGGTCTGGGTCCGCCAGGTCCCGCCGGCCGCGCTGCGGCAACCGTAG